In Devosia beringensis, a single window of DNA contains:
- a CDS encoding alpha/beta fold hydrolase — translation MEINARCQINDYHSPRSGAQFSSAGLTREKWQMVTRRTLLAMGVVAGGAAIGGTMAATSFAHSMQAANAAIDPNLSSLVQGRFGALEYAERGAGAPVLMVHGTGGGFDQGLMFAHGLVERGYRVIAPSRFGYLRSNLPADPSSANQADAFVDLLDHLRIDRVAIAGGSAGALSAIEFAIRHPDRCAALLPIVPATYVPSRDAVTADNAPAGVEAAMQLFRSDFLFWAAIRTVPDLLTGTLLATDPALLQTASPAEVARASAILWSLLPVSRRVDGMANDARLAGHPAPSALERITAPVLAISVEDDRFGTALAARYIAATVKGARLVLFPSGGHIWLGHDDDLTSQMDTFLKEIGFP, via the coding sequence ATGGAAATCAACGCCCGCTGCCAGATCAACGACTACCATTCTCCTCGATCGGGGGCGCAGTTTTCGTCCGCCGGCCTCACCCGGGAGAAATGGCAGATGGTGACACGGCGGACACTTCTGGCAATGGGCGTGGTGGCAGGCGGCGCCGCCATTGGCGGCACTATGGCGGCAACCAGCTTTGCCCATTCCATGCAAGCGGCCAATGCCGCTATCGACCCCAACCTTTCCAGTCTTGTCCAAGGTCGCTTCGGGGCGCTGGAATATGCCGAGCGCGGCGCGGGCGCTCCCGTCCTCATGGTGCATGGCACCGGCGGCGGCTTCGACCAGGGCCTGATGTTCGCCCATGGCCTGGTAGAGCGCGGCTATCGCGTCATCGCCCCGTCGCGCTTTGGCTATCTCCGCTCCAATCTTCCCGCCGACCCCTCCAGCGCCAATCAGGCCGATGCCTTCGTCGACCTGCTCGATCATTTGCGTATCGACAGGGTCGCCATTGCCGGCGGCTCCGCCGGGGCGCTCTCGGCCATCGAATTTGCCATCCGCCACCCTGACCGCTGCGCCGCGCTTCTGCCCATCGTGCCGGCCACCTATGTGCCCAGCCGGGATGCGGTCACCGCCGATAATGCGCCAGCGGGCGTCGAGGCGGCCATGCAGCTGTTCCGCTCAGACTTCCTGTTCTGGGCGGCCATCCGCACCGTGCCCGACCTGCTGACCGGCACCCTGCTCGCCACCGATCCTGCTCTCTTGCAGACCGCGTCGCCCGCTGAAGTCGCGCGCGCCAGTGCTATCCTGTGGTCACTGCTCCCGGTCAGCCGCCGCGTCGACGGCATGGCCAACGATGCCCGTCTTGCCGGTCATCCGGCCCCTTCCGCTCTGGAGCGCATCACCGCCCCGGTACTCGCCATTTCAGTCGAGGACGACCGTTTCGGCACGGCTTTGGCTGCGCGCTACATTGCCGCGACCGTCAAAGGCGCCAGGCTCGTCCTCTTCCCCTCGGGTGGCCATATCTGGCTGGGTCATGATGACGACCTGACCAGCCAGATGGACACCTTCCTCAAAGAGATCGGATTCCCATGA
- a CDS encoding urease subunit beta: MIPGEIITLPGHIELNVGASQITIEVANSGDRPIQIGSHYHFFEANSGLVFDRDRARGMRLDIAAGTAVRFEPGQAREVRLIPFAGDRAVYGFRQQIMGALD; this comes from the coding sequence ATGATCCCAGGCGAAATCATCACCCTTCCCGGCCATATCGAGCTCAATGTCGGCGCGTCCCAGATCACCATCGAGGTGGCCAATTCTGGCGATCGCCCGATCCAGATCGGCTCGCACTATCATTTCTTCGAGGCCAATTCCGGCCTCGTCTTTGACCGCGACCGCGCCCGCGGCATGCGGCTCGACATCGCCGCGGGCACGGCCGTGCGCTTTGAGCCCGGCCAGGCCCGTGAGGTGCGGCTGATCCCCTTTGCAGGCGACCGCGCCGTCTATGGCTTCCGCCAGCAGATCATGGGCGCTCTGGATTAA
- the urtE gene encoding urea ABC transporter ATP-binding subunit UrtE — MTALSINAIDLHYGAAQALKSVSLECRPGRITAVLGRNGVGKSSTLRAITGVHNISAGDIRFGDTALRKAPPYKRARMGIGYVPQGREIFPLLTVKENLETGYAGLKRADRSIPPYIFELFPVLKSMLGRRGGDLSGGQQQQLAIGRALVTRPKVLVLDEPTEGIQPSIIKDIGRALQFLRDEKGMTILLVEQFLDFCREIADDIYVMDRGEIQHAGPASDLDRPEVRRHLMV, encoded by the coding sequence ATGACCGCCCTGTCGATCAATGCCATCGATTTGCACTATGGCGCCGCGCAGGCGCTCAAGTCGGTGTCGCTCGAATGTCGGCCAGGACGCATCACCGCCGTGCTGGGGCGCAACGGCGTCGGCAAGTCGTCGACATTGCGGGCCATTACCGGCGTGCACAATATTTCGGCGGGAGACATCCGTTTCGGTGACACCGCGCTGCGCAAGGCGCCGCCCTACAAGCGCGCCCGCATGGGTATCGGCTATGTGCCGCAGGGCCGGGAGATCTTCCCGCTGCTCACGGTCAAGGAGAACCTGGAAACCGGCTATGCCGGCCTCAAGCGCGCTGATCGGTCCATTCCGCCCTATATTTTCGAGCTCTTCCCCGTCCTCAAATCCATGCTGGGGCGGCGCGGCGGCGATCTGTCGGGGGGGCAGCAGCAGCAATTGGCCATCGGCCGGGCACTGGTGACACGGCCCAAGGTGCTCGTGCTCGACGAACCCACCGAAGGCATCCAGCCCTCCATCATCAAGGACATTGGCCGGGCGCTGCAATTTCTGCGCGATGAAAAGGGGATGACGATTTTGCTGGTCGAGCAATTCCTCGACTTCTGCCGGGAAATCGCTGACGATATCTACGTCATGGACCGCGGCGAAATCCAGCATGCGGGCCCGGCCAGCGATCTGGATCGTCCCGAGGTCCGCCGCCATTTGATGGTCTAG
- the ureC gene encoding urease subunit alpha → MPARISRATYADMYGPTTGDKVRLADTELFIEVEQDFTTYGEEVKFGGGKVIRDGMGQSQRTRAEGAVDTVITNALIVDSTGIYKADVGLKDGRIAAIGKAGNPDTQPGVNIIIGPSTEAIAGEGRILTAGGMDAHIHFIAPQQIEEALMSGVTTMLGGGSGPAHGTLATTCTGAWHIQRMIESFDGFPMNLALAGKGNASLPAPLVEMVLAGASCLKLHEDWGTTPAAIDNCLSVADDYDVQVMIHTDTLNESGFVEDTIAAFKGRTIHAFHTEGAGGGHAPDILRVASLPNVIPSSTNPTRPYTVNTIAEHLDMLMVCHHLDQSIPEDVAFAESRIRKETIAAEDILHDMGALSIISSDSQAMGRVGEVLIRTWQTADKMKRQRGRLAQETGDNDNFRVKRYIAKYTINPAIAHGMSQHIGSIAVGKRADLVLWHPAFFGVKPEMILLGGSITAAPMGDPNASIPTPQPMHYRPMFASFGKLLTSSSVTFVSQAAYDDGLRDKLGVAKHMLPVTNTRSGIGKAAMVHNAETPEIEVDPETYEVRANGELLTCEPATELPMAQRYFLF, encoded by the coding sequence ATGCCTGCTCGTATCTCGCGCGCCACCTATGCCGACATGTATGGCCCGACCACAGGCGACAAGGTGCGCCTGGCCGATACCGAGCTGTTCATCGAGGTGGAGCAGGACTTCACCACCTATGGCGAAGAGGTCAAGTTCGGCGGCGGCAAGGTGATCCGGGACGGCATGGGCCAGAGCCAGCGTACCCGGGCCGAAGGCGCCGTCGATACGGTGATCACCAACGCGCTGATCGTGGACTCCACCGGTATCTACAAGGCCGATGTCGGCCTCAAGGACGGCCGGATTGCCGCCATCGGCAAGGCGGGCAATCCCGACACCCAGCCCGGCGTCAATATCATCATCGGCCCTTCAACCGAGGCCATTGCCGGCGAGGGCCGCATCCTGACTGCCGGCGGCATGGATGCCCATATCCACTTCATCGCTCCCCAGCAGATCGAGGAAGCGCTGATGAGCGGCGTCACCACCATGCTGGGCGGCGGCTCGGGCCCGGCGCATGGCACGCTGGCCACCACCTGCACCGGCGCCTGGCATATCCAGCGCATGATCGAAAGCTTTGACGGCTTCCCGATGAACCTGGCTTTGGCCGGCAAGGGCAATGCCTCCCTGCCCGCCCCGCTGGTTGAAATGGTGCTGGCCGGTGCCTCCTGCCTCAAGCTGCATGAGGATTGGGGCACCACCCCGGCCGCCATCGACAACTGCCTCTCGGTGGCCGATGACTATGACGTGCAGGTGATGATCCATACCGACACGCTCAACGAGAGTGGCTTTGTCGAGGATACCATTGCCGCCTTCAAGGGCCGCACCATCCACGCCTTCCACACCGAAGGCGCCGGCGGCGGCCACGCCCCCGACATCCTGCGGGTAGCGAGCCTGCCCAATGTCATCCCGTCATCGACCAATCCCACGCGCCCCTACACGGTCAACACAATTGCCGAGCATCTCGACATGCTCATGGTCTGCCATCACCTCGATCAGTCCATCCCTGAGGACGTGGCCTTTGCCGAAAGCCGCATCCGCAAGGAGACCATTGCCGCCGAGGACATCCTGCACGACATGGGCGCGCTCTCCATCATCTCCTCGGACAGCCAGGCCATGGGCCGCGTCGGCGAGGTACTGATCCGCACCTGGCAGACCGCCGACAAGATGAAGCGCCAGCGCGGCCGCCTTGCGCAGGAAACCGGCGACAACGACAATTTCCGCGTCAAGCGCTACATCGCCAAATATACCATCAACCCCGCCATCGCCCATGGCATGAGCCAGCACATCGGCTCCATCGCCGTCGGCAAACGCGCCGATCTGGTGCTCTGGCACCCGGCCTTTTTCGGCGTCAAGCCGGAGATGATCCTGCTCGGCGGCTCCATCACCGCCGCCCCCATGGGCGATCCCAATGCCTCGATCCCCACGCCGCAGCCCATGCATTACCGGCCCATGTTCGCCAGCTTCGGCAAGCTGCTGACCTCTTCCTCGGTCACCTTCGTCTCCCAGGCCGCCTATGATGACGGCCTGCGCGACAAGCTGGGCGTCGCCAAGCACATGCTGCCGGTGACCAATACCCGCAGCGGCATCGGCAAGGCCGCCATGGTCCACAATGCCGAGACCCCCGAAATCGAGGTCGATCCCGAAACCTACGAAGTGCGCGCCAATGGCGAATTGCTGACCTGCGAACCGGCCACCGAACTGCCCATGGCGCAGCGCTATTTCCTGTTCTAG
- a CDS encoding DUF1272 domain-containing protein, which translates to MLELRPSCECCDKDLPPSATDAMICSFECTFCADCVEHRLAGICPNCGGGFVPRPIRPAGKLANNPPSIIRIFKPAGCGPANAA; encoded by the coding sequence ATGCTCGAACTGCGCCCCTCCTGCGAATGCTGCGACAAGGACCTGCCCCCGTCGGCAACCGATGCCATGATCTGCAGTTTCGAATGCACCTTCTGTGCGGACTGCGTCGAACACCGGCTGGCCGGCATCTGCCCCAATTGCGGTGGCGGCTTTGTCCCCCGCCCCATCCGCCCGGCCGGCAAGCTGGCCAACAATCCGCCATCCATCATCCGCATCTTCAAGCCCGCCGGCTGCGGCCCGGCCAACGCTGCGTGA
- a CDS encoding DUF4126 family protein: protein MLYVFALLIGVVAGLRAMTPLAAISLAAWLGWIDLSASPLSFVGHIITLVVLALLAIAELVTDQLPNTPSRKVAIQFGTRIVVGALAGGLLTGDWIIGAILGAIGAVIGTLAGAELRSRLAKAFGRDLPAALLEDAVAVLGAILLVYLV from the coding sequence ATGCTTTATGTCTTTGCACTACTGATCGGCGTCGTTGCGGGCCTGCGGGCCATGACGCCGCTGGCAGCCATTTCCCTGGCCGCCTGGCTCGGCTGGATTGATTTGAGTGCCAGCCCTCTCAGCTTTGTCGGCCATATCATTACCCTCGTCGTCCTGGCCCTGCTGGCCATCGCCGAACTGGTGACGGACCAGTTGCCCAACACGCCCAGCCGCAAGGTGGCGATTCAGTTCGGCACCCGTATCGTGGTCGGCGCCCTGGCTGGTGGTCTGCTCACCGGCGACTGGATCATCGGTGCCATCCTGGGTGCCATCGGCGCGGTCATCGGCACCCTGGCCGGCGCCGAACTGCGCAGCAGGCTGGCCAAGGCCTTTGGTCGCGATCTGCCCGCCGCCCTGCTCGAAGATGCCGTGGCCGTCCTCGGCGCTATTCTGCTCGTCTATCTGGTCTGA
- a CDS encoding urease accessory protein UreD: MPTDIDHVFLPTMQRARGAGRISTKQSDGVTRLDRLYQDGCAKIRLPHTHSSALEAVLINTAGGLTGGDRMDWTAQIAADGRAVLTTQACERIYRSLGGPASVHTRLEVGANAHLDWLPQETILFAASQLDRRIDIDLADGASLTAIEAILLGRDAMGEVALDARLRDNWRVRRNGRLIHAEATRLDGTEAERKGLPLLAGKRAFATVLHIAPNADACAARLVHLRATLPEEGRIAASANGERLVVRVLAQTGLAMRRLIVPILAELSGAGSLPRLWHL; this comes from the coding sequence GTGCCTACTGACATTGATCACGTTTTTTTGCCGACCATGCAGCGCGCCCGCGGCGCGGGGCGCATCAGCACCAAGCAGAGCGACGGCGTCACCCGGCTGGATCGGCTCTATCAGGACGGTTGCGCCAAGATTCGCCTGCCGCACACCCATTCCAGCGCCCTTGAGGCGGTCCTGATCAATACCGCCGGCGGGCTGACCGGCGGCGATCGCATGGACTGGACGGCGCAGATTGCCGCCGACGGCAGGGCCGTGCTGACCACCCAGGCCTGCGAACGCATCTATCGCTCGCTCGGAGGTCCAGCCAGCGTCCATACCCGTCTTGAAGTTGGCGCCAATGCCCACCTCGACTGGTTGCCGCAGGAAACCATCCTGTTTGCCGCCAGCCAGCTTGATCGCCGCATCGACATCGATCTGGCCGACGGCGCCAGCCTCACCGCCATCGAAGCCATCCTGCTCGGCCGCGACGCCATGGGCGAAGTCGCGCTTGATGCCCGGCTGCGCGACAACTGGCGGGTGCGCCGCAACGGACGCCTGATCCATGCAGAGGCAACCCGTCTCGACGGCACCGAAGCCGAACGCAAAGGGCTGCCCCTGCTGGCCGGCAAGCGCGCCTTTGCCACGGTGCTCCACATCGCCCCCAATGCCGACGCCTGCGCCGCCCGCCTTGTTCACCTGCGCGCTACACTGCCCGAAGAAGGCCGGATTGCCGCCAGCGCCAATGGCGAACGCCTTGTCGTCCGCGTCCTGGCGCAAACAGGCCTTGCAATGCGCCGCCTGATCGTTCCAATTCTGGCTGAGCTTTCCGGCGCCGGCTCGCTGCCGCGCCTCTGGCATCTATAG
- a CDS encoding methyltransferase domain-containing protein, giving the protein MSQPDSAENPTARGEALLAGGRPDEAVAAFTAALALRPKDSAAWRGLGKAQLDLGDQNAAKISFARALAIVPYDRYAAHMLASLSGPADVQATGYVADLFDTYADDFDAHLTGDLNYRIPQAIRALLAERAPFASLLDLGCGTGLVGAALSDLVATIHGIDIAPRMTRKAHERGLYRHLRTGDLLDSIANDPALVGPYDLVTAADVFVYLGPLEAIFAATATLLVPQGLLVFSVETTAGDAPVLRSSGRFAHPAAYIARLADQFGFTLDVTQSRPIRQERDQPIPGALYLLTRN; this is encoded by the coding sequence ATGTCGCAGCCTGATTCAGCAGAAAACCCGACGGCGCGCGGCGAAGCCCTGCTGGCCGGCGGCCGCCCGGACGAGGCCGTCGCGGCCTTCACGGCCGCGCTGGCCCTGCGCCCCAAGGACAGCGCCGCCTGGCGCGGCTTGGGCAAGGCGCAACTCGATCTGGGCGACCAGAACGCGGCAAAGATCAGCTTTGCCCGGGCTCTGGCCATCGTGCCCTATGACCGCTACGCCGCCCACATGCTGGCCTCCCTGTCCGGACCGGCCGATGTGCAGGCCACCGGCTACGTGGCAGACCTTTTCGATACCTATGCCGACGATTTCGACGCGCATCTGACCGGCGACCTCAACTACCGCATCCCCCAGGCCATCCGCGCCCTGCTGGCCGAGCGCGCCCCCTTTGCCAGCCTGCTCGATCTGGGCTGCGGCACCGGCCTGGTCGGCGCGGCGCTCAGCGACCTGGTGGCCACTATCCACGGCATCGACATCGCCCCCCGCATGACCCGTAAGGCCCATGAACGCGGCCTCTATCGACATCTACGCACCGGCGACCTGCTCGACAGCATAGCCAACGACCCCGCTTTGGTCGGCCCCTATGATCTGGTCACCGCCGCCGATGTCTTTGTCTATCTCGGCCCTCTCGAAGCGATATTTGCAGCAACGGCGACCCTTCTGGTGCCGCAGGGTCTGCTCGTTTTCTCGGTGGAAACCACTGCCGGCGACGCGCCGGTCCTGCGCTCGAGCGGCCGCTTTGCGCATCCCGCAGCCTATATTGCGCGCCTGGCAGATCAGTTCGGTTTCACCCTCGATGTCACGCAGAGCCGCCCCATCCGCCAGGAGCGCGATCAGCCCATTCCCGGCGCGCTTTACCTGCTGACGCGCAATTGA
- the urtD gene encoding urea ABC transporter ATP-binding protein UrtD, with product MTDSNKLGTMLYLDGVSVAFDGFKAINNLSIIVHPAEMLAIIGPNGAGKTTMMDIITGKTRPDDGQVLFDGRTDLTRLDEAAIANLGIGRKFQKPTVFESQTVWDNIELALKKPRGVFSALFYVADGPDIARITEILETVRLLARKDELAADLSHGQKQWLEIGMLLAQDPKLLLVDEPVAGMTDAETVETAKLLRDIAKTRSVVVVEHDMSFVRELGSRVTCLAEGSVLAEGTLDQVSANPVVIERYLGR from the coding sequence GGCCTTTGATGGCTTCAAGGCCATCAACAACCTCTCCATCATCGTCCATCCCGCTGAAATGCTGGCCATTATCGGCCCCAATGGCGCGGGCAAGACCACCATGATGGACATCATCACCGGCAAGACCCGCCCTGACGACGGCCAGGTGCTGTTTGACGGCCGAACCGACCTGACCAGGCTGGACGAGGCTGCCATCGCCAATCTGGGCATTGGCCGCAAGTTCCAGAAGCCCACCGTGTTCGAGAGCCAGACGGTCTGGGATAATATCGAGCTCGCGCTGAAAAAGCCGCGCGGCGTCTTCTCGGCCCTGTTCTACGTCGCCGACGGCCCCGATATCGCCCGCATCACCGAAATCCTCGAAACGGTGCGCCTGCTCGCCCGCAAGGATGAACTGGCTGCCGACCTCAGCCACGGCCAGAAGCAGTGGCTGGAAATCGGCATGCTACTTGCTCAGGATCCAAAACTGCTGCTGGTCGACGAGCCGGTGGCCGGCATGACCGACGCCGAAACCGTCGAGACCGCCAAGCTGCTGCGCGACATCGCCAAAACCCGCTCCGTGGTCGTCGTCGAGCACGATATGAGCTTTGTCCGCGAGCTGGGCTCTCGCGTCACCTGCCTGGCCGAAGGCTCGGTCCTGGCGGAAGGAACCCTCGATCAGGTCAGCGCCAACCCCGTCGTTATCGAACGCTATCTGGGGCGCTGA
- a CDS encoding urease subunit gamma, with protein sequence MNLTPREKDKLLIAMAAIVARKRLERGVRLNHPEAIALISDFVVEGAREGRPVAELMEAGAHVITRAQVMDGIAEMIHDVQVEATFPDGTKLVTVHQPIR encoded by the coding sequence ATGAACCTGACCCCGCGTGAAAAAGACAAACTCCTGATTGCCATGGCCGCCATCGTGGCCCGCAAGCGCCTGGAGCGCGGCGTCAGGCTCAACCATCCCGAAGCCATCGCCCTGATCAGCGATTTCGTTGTCGAGGGCGCCCGCGAAGGTCGCCCGGTGGCCGAGCTGATGGAAGCTGGTGCCCACGTTATCACCCGCGCCCAGGTCATGGATGGCATTGCCGAAATGATCCACGACGTGCAGGTCGAGGCCACCTTCCCCGACGGCACCAAGCTCGTCACCGTCCACCAGCCGATCCGCTAG